The Knoellia sp. S7-12 region ACGACGAGTCGCCGCATGCGGCGCACCTCGGCCCCGGTGGTGCCGTCGACGTGCTTCCACAGCACGGCGTTGTCCTCCTCGTGGATGCAGATCGCGTTGGGGATCTCGTAGGGCTCGCCCCGGCTGTCGTGCAACGTCGCGTCGAGGTAGCGGATCTCGCCGAGGCAGTCGCAGCCCAGCTCGAGCGAGGTCGTCATGAACCCCAGACCCCACTCGCCGATGTCGTAGGCCGTGCGACGGTAGTGCTCGAAGCTCGGGTCGCGGTAGGGCACGATCATCTCCGCGAACGACATCCGGTGCGCGATCGGCCGCCCGTCGTAGCCGACCTGCTGCAGGACGAGGCCCTCCCGGTAGGTGAAGCCAACCCGCAGCTTCCAGTTCTGCCAAGACAGCTCGTTGCCGTCGAGGGAGAACGACACGCCCTCGGGCTGGGTGATGTGCAACGGGGTCAGGTCCGAGCGCAGCTCACCACCACGAACGGAAGGCGCGTACTCACCGTCGACACGCGGCATACCCGGATTGGGTCCTTCGTCGATCTCGAGAAGCTCACCGGAATTCATGTCGACGATGAGTTTGAGACCGGGCACGGGGTGCGCATAAGGGTTGCCCTCAGGGGTTTCTCGCAGCCACAGGTCGCACCAGCCGAGGCGACGGTCGCGCCACTTCTCGGGCATCAGCTCGTAGCCATAAGTCCAGGCATCCACCAGCAGCAGGCTGAGGTCGGTGATACCGCGCTTCGCCAGGGCGGCGATGACATCGGGGTGCGCGCGCATGAGGACGTCGATCTCGTGCCACTCATCAACCGTGAAGTTCGGAGTCACCCCGGGCACATGGGTCCACGACACGACCCGGTCACCGGTCAGGTCGACGACGGCCTCATAGGCCTGGTTGTCGTCACGGTTCCAGGCGACCGCGTATGCCGTCCGCTCGATGGGGGTGCCCGGCTTCCAGTTCCGTAGGGCCTCCTTGGTCGGCTCCGCCAGCTCGATCCCGGCAAACCGCCACCGTTCGTCGACCCCCTGATCCCGGCGAAGGATCGCGGCAGTGGCAGAGAACTCCTGGGCCGCCATCGGATCGAGCGGGTGAAGGGCCATTTCTGCTCCATTGCCTCGTCGCCGGTGTCGGTTCGGCCTAGCCTGATCGCACGAGGGCCTTGGCGCAATCCGTTTGGCGAAACTGGGAGTCAGCACATGTCCGAAAAGAAGGTTCTGCACAACATCATCAACGGCGAGGCCCAGACCTCCGCCTCCGGCGCGATGATGGACATCATCAACCCCGCGACGGGGGAGGTGTATGCGACCGCGCCGCACTCCGACGAGCATGACGTCGACCTGGCCTGCACCGCCGCTGGCAAGGCCTTCGAGAAGTGGCGCTGGACCACCCCGAACGAGCGCCAGCAGGCACTGCTCAAGTTTGCTGATGTCGTCGAGGCGAACGCCGAGGAGCTCGTCGCAATCGAGTCCGAGAACACCGGCAAGCCGTTCTCCGTGACGATGTCCGAAGAGATTCCCCCGATGA contains the following coding sequences:
- a CDS encoding primary-amine oxidase, which translates into the protein MALHPLDPMAAQEFSATAAILRRDQGVDERWRFAGIELAEPTKEALRNWKPGTPIERTAYAVAWNRDDNQAYEAVVDLTGDRVVSWTHVPGVTPNFTVDEWHEIDVLMRAHPDVIAALAKRGITDLSLLLVDAWTYGYELMPEKWRDRRLGWCDLWLRETPEGNPYAHPVPGLKLIVDMNSGELLEIDEGPNPGMPRVDGEYAPSVRGGELRSDLTPLHITQPEGVSFSLDGNELSWQNWKLRVGFTYREGLVLQQVGYDGRPIAHRMSFAEMIVPYRDPSFEHYRRTAYDIGEWGLGFMTTSLELGCDCLGEIRYLDATLHDSRGEPYEIPNAICIHEEDNAVLWKHVDGTTGAEVRRMRRLVVSFHATVANYEYIVYWRFHQDGNIECEVRATGLMVTTPFAEGSPAPATGTVVDKQTYAPFHQHFIVARLDLDVDGEENTVHEVDAEVVPVSPDNPHGLALVTRSTPVRSEAEAGRDFDWQRQRAWKVVNPNRTNAHGTNPAYKLVPSASIPALMDPDTPQFRRAPVLGHTLWVTKNHERERWPAGDYPTQSREDTGMSRWIADDEPLENTDIVLWYVMGIHHITRVEDWPIMPADTVAFWLKPFGFFDRNPSIDVAPTERASQSHKAAGAEGGSAPPSCH